Proteins found in one Methanofollis fontis genomic segment:
- the pap gene encoding polyphosphate:AMP phosphotransferase: MFEQYDLTKQVSDEDYKAIFPDLAAHLSRLQREARDLDLPVIITADGWNLSGISTMLHQFVLALDPRLYSYHAASTPTREEADRPFLWRFWLRTPTTGRMAIFDRSWYSRLTAERIHPGDGGAPERSLREITRFERHLTDAGAVIIKLFLHISRDEQAERIERIKQEPAAAVLIDGHETVRLEHYELYLPVFEGMIAATDTPNAPWTVVEAHDRNFTVIKGMSTVVHALERAIEERRSTVVPRYPAPLQPPSNKLLDLPDPSKHALSKKEYHEAINQYGEQITALQYSLYRERLPLIVVYEGWDAAGKGGAIMRLTRRLNPRICQVEPIGPPNEAESRHHYLWRFWRDLPKKGHIAVFDRSWYGRVLVERVEGLSSPSEVERAYNEINEFEEALTDWGALLVKFWLHIDRNEQLHRFIDREEDPEKQWKITPDDWRNRSRWDIYAASVAEMLERTDTKTAPWTVISTNDKRYARVKCLRTVAETVEQALK; this comes from the coding sequence ATGTTCGAGCAGTATGACCTGACCAAACAGGTGAGCGACGAGGACTATAAAGCGATCTTCCCGGATCTTGCAGCCCACCTCAGTCGTCTCCAGAGGGAGGCGCGGGATCTCGACCTCCCGGTGATCATCACCGCCGACGGCTGGAACCTCTCCGGCATCTCGACAATGCTCCACCAGTTCGTCCTCGCCCTCGACCCCCGCCTCTACTCCTACCATGCCGCATCGACGCCGACACGAGAAGAGGCGGACCGCCCGTTTCTCTGGCGGTTCTGGCTGCGGACCCCGACGACCGGCAGGATGGCCATCTTCGACCGTTCATGGTATTCCCGCCTGACCGCAGAGCGTATCCACCCCGGGGATGGGGGGGCACCCGAGCGGTCGTTGCGGGAGATCACCCGTTTCGAGCGGCACCTCACCGACGCCGGGGCGGTGATCATCAAGCTCTTTCTCCACATCAGCAGAGACGAGCAGGCAGAACGGATCGAGCGGATCAAACAGGAACCGGCGGCGGCAGTGCTGATCGACGGGCATGAAACGGTCAGGCTGGAGCACTACGAACTCTATCTCCCGGTGTTTGAGGGGATGATCGCCGCCACCGATACCCCGAATGCACCCTGGACGGTGGTCGAGGCGCACGACCGGAACTTCACGGTGATCAAGGGGATGAGCACGGTGGTGCACGCCCTCGAACGCGCCATCGAGGAGCGGCGGTCGACGGTGGTGCCGCGCTATCCGGCACCCCTGCAGCCACCCTCGAACAAACTCCTCGACCTGCCCGACCCCTCGAAACACGCCCTTTCAAAGAAAGAATACCATGAGGCGATCAACCAATACGGCGAGCAGATCACCGCACTGCAATATTCCCTCTACCGGGAGCGCCTCCCCCTCATCGTGGTGTATGAGGGATGGGACGCCGCAGGAAAGGGGGGGGCGATCATGCGCCTCACCCGCCGCCTCAACCCCCGCATCTGTCAGGTCGAACCGATCGGGCCGCCGAACGAGGCGGAGTCCCGGCACCACTATCTCTGGCGGTTCTGGCGCGACCTCCCGAAAAAGGGGCATATCGCCGTCTTCGACCGGAGCTGGTACGGGCGGGTGCTCGTCGAACGGGTGGAAGGACTTTCCTCCCCCTCTGAGGTGGAACGGGCCTACAATGAGATCAACGAGTTCGAGGAGGCGCTCACCGACTGGGGCGCCCTTCTCGTGAAGTTCTGGCTGCACATCGACAGGAACGAGCAGCTCCACCGCTTCATCGACCGGGAGGAGGACCCGGAGAAGCAGTGGAAGATCACCCCCGACGACTGGCGCAACCGCAGTCGCTGGGACATCTATGCCGCTTCGGTCGCCGAGATGCTGGAGCGGACCGACACGAAGACCGCCCCCTGGACCGTGATCTCCACAAACGACAAGCGCTACGCCCGGGTCAAATGCCTGCGGACGGTGGCGGAAACGGTGGAGCAGGCACTGAAGTAG
- a CDS encoding FKBP-type peptidyl-prolyl cis-trans isomerase produces MKNGIRSSRLVFLSLVIIALVLSTAIVVGLSLAGSYAMDEDAPAKSGDQVCVYYSLSFPGGAVFESNINGTALNFTLGSGAMISGFDKAIHGMVPGETKTVILTPDEAYGERNETLVKTIPLNEAIDLINSMDKENITISFIPGYPCPMIEYLPPEGKYVRYLFTNITEDSVTVDMNKPLVGKDLQFTITLDSIIKKTE; encoded by the coding sequence ATGAAAAATGGAATTCGGTCCTCACGGTTGGTTTTTCTTTCACTGGTAATTATTGCCTTAGTGCTGTCGACAGCGATAGTTGTAGGATTGTCGCTTGCCGGAAGCTATGCAATGGATGAAGATGCGCCTGCAAAATCCGGAGATCAGGTATGCGTATATTATTCGCTCTCTTTTCCCGGAGGTGCTGTATTTGAATCGAATATAAACGGAACAGCCCTGAATTTCACACTCGGAAGCGGAGCCATGATCTCCGGATTCGACAAGGCAATACATGGAATGGTTCCGGGTGAGACCAAAACGGTCATCTTAACACCAGATGAGGCCTATGGGGAGAGAAATGAGACCCTTGTAAAAACAATTCCATTGAATGAAGCAATTGATCTGATAAACAGCATGGATAAGGAAAATATCACAATATCGTTTATTCCCGGTTATCCCTGTCCGATGATCGAATATCTGCCTCCGGAAGGGAAATACGTGAGATATCTGTTTACGAACATAACTGAAGATTCGGTGACTGTTGATATGAACAAGCCGCTCGTGGGAAAAGATCTCCAGTTTACAATTACTCTTGATTCTATTATCAAAAAGACGGAATGA
- a CDS encoding PKD domain-containing protein, with amino-acid sequence MVKQILSLVVLCVVAAMIAPAAAGASYAYDPSILDSPSIRMDADPDQVAVAAPEYQNISEISAEETLEGVYVYDVGSHTAVREPAVVMDDQTTGLIPGSTGILSLPSSSIQSVWGEDTRFRVADTTQYPWRTICNLLMTYPGSEKTYIGSGAIIDDFHVLTAGHNVYDREDKLGWAESIEVIPGQTTDEAGRILMPFGQAKATLMTTVEKWMEEGDSRHDWAVITLDRSIGRYTGWMGMTNDYYWSDIYAGELSVAGYPGDLDRGYVMYQDDNLGSEASYYNHWYYMDTYGGMSGSPVWYMQDGDPYILSVHTAPDIDGTERNMGTRLCDLRLESVAEWTARDDAPQDKPDLIDNGETQAGFAPIIAIRDETDFEIHCNVGNIGTAQSPVCSVAFYASPDLTIDATDHLIATGSLSPIEPFQSGTCTWSGTFPESVPAGTYFAGWIIDPDDQVNEFDETNNREVYCEHYLYVNDAAVENNPPDPPQPNYPSDGETDVVCFTTLSWTCTDQDGDSLTYDVYIGLSASALECIDEDRELTYILWQDLSPDTQYFWKVVADDGQDRTESQVWTFTTRTEDPAPIADFTADGTSGTAPLTVQFTDTSSGAPTSWEWSFGDGNTSTDQHPTHTYTAAGTYTVSLTVDNANWQDTTTKTDFISVTEPDGSAIVWQRCLGGSSRDYAYSIQQTSDGGYVVAGVTESTDGDVSGNHGNEDAWVVKLDAAGNRVWQRCLGGSSGDYAESIRQTSDGGYIVAGFTYSTDGDVSGNHGGADIWVVKLDAAGNRVWQRCLGGASDDRAFNILQTADGGYIVASYTYSTDGDVSGNHGSYDAWVVKLDAAGNRIWQRGLGGASDDRALSIQQMADGGYVVAGVTWSTDGDVSGNHGDSDAWVVKLDAAGSMVWQRCLGGSSRDYAYSIRQTSDGGYIVAGETGSIDGDVSGNHGDSDAWVVKLDAAGNQVWQRCFGGSSRDFAYSIQQTSDGGYVVAGGTWSTDGDVSGNHGDSDGWMVKLDVAGSMVCQRCFGGTSSDLAFSIQQISDGGYVVASYTCSNDGDVSGNHGDSDGWVVKLEGSGSVAVPVAHAYFILNQNSLRWVDGDRIEGGTCSCLQDYFMTAVNWAEDPACTMTNITFVLDTEGVSDVEPPEYAIVQDTRVTWTFPPSRTVPPGAEISAGASTSRTENRTSGLTMERSCNRSTFTAAGGQRVTLTLTCDPVPAVNLWGRIVGTDTAEVRAIPILSTFQTDAPLQSVMQKGNTVQFSLDQSQIEAGRTYQISCDLAVTPNGMFSYAPKCCIWEVLNQTSAGASEGSTLTLPDGCLPTGVNAVSFGSDLTCSWHTALNDQIISTICQRLITVEHGTVTVNASGDGNATIGDEITLSGTNTDSAMTYLFLTGPGLPASGVNLMNLSAAVESDDPSTFTIVAVKIDETWDYRWDTASVWGGALQEGTYTLYAAPQPKALADLDGVPYAQAAIGFTAPVLPCNVSFVADQTSGVAPLTVQFTDTSDGAPTSWSWSFGDGAASTDQNPIHTYTAAGDFTVSLSVNGGVDTCTHTAYITVTPVLYGDANGDETVNQADTLRVLRQVVGLAAKPAAESDAFTRADVHANGVIEVGDALFIAQYNVGLRDACFALKG; translated from the coding sequence ATGGTGAAACAGATACTCTCTCTTGTGGTGCTTTGTGTCGTGGCGGCGATGATCGCCCCGGCAGCGGCAGGGGCATCGTATGCCTACGATCCCTCGATCCTCGACAGTCCCTCGATCAGGATGGACGCCGATCCCGACCAGGTGGCGGTGGCGGCACCGGAATATCAGAACATATCGGAGATCTCCGCAGAAGAGACCCTGGAAGGGGTCTACGTCTACGACGTGGGATCGCACACCGCCGTGCGCGAACCCGCAGTGGTGATGGACGATCAGACGACCGGTCTCATCCCCGGCAGCACGGGCATCCTCTCCCTCCCTTCCAGTTCGATCCAATCTGTATGGGGCGAAGATACCCGTTTCAGAGTCGCCGACACCACGCAGTATCCCTGGAGGACGATTTGCAATCTCCTGATGACCTATCCAGGGTCTGAAAAGACCTATATCGGATCTGGCGCCATTATCGATGATTTTCATGTGCTCACCGCCGGGCATAACGTCTATGACCGGGAAGACAAACTGGGATGGGCAGAATCGATAGAGGTGATACCGGGCCAGACCACCGATGAGGCCGGGCGGATCCTCATGCCCTTCGGACAGGCGAAGGCAACCCTGATGACTACCGTTGAGAAATGGATGGAAGAGGGGGATAGTCGTCACGACTGGGCGGTGATCACGCTGGACCGGAGTATCGGCAGGTACACGGGCTGGATGGGGATGACCAACGATTACTACTGGAGTGACATCTACGCCGGCGAACTCTCCGTGGCCGGGTATCCGGGGGACCTGGACCGGGGGTATGTGATGTACCAGGACGACAACCTCGGCAGCGAAGCCTCATATTACAACCACTGGTACTATATGGACACCTACGGGGGCATGAGCGGTTCTCCCGTCTGGTACATGCAGGACGGCGATCCCTACATCCTCTCGGTTCACACGGCACCCGACATTGATGGAACTGAAAGGAATATGGGAACCCGCCTGTGCGATCTCAGACTTGAGAGTGTGGCGGAATGGACCGCCCGCGACGACGCCCCCCAGGATAAGCCCGACCTGATCGACAACGGTGAGACACAGGCAGGATTTGCACCGATAATCGCCATACGGGACGAGACGGACTTTGAGATCCACTGCAACGTCGGCAATATCGGAACCGCACAATCGCCCGTTTGCTCGGTAGCCTTCTATGCCTCGCCCGACCTGACAATCGACGCAACCGACCATCTCATTGCCACGGGTTCCCTCTCGCCGATAGAGCCGTTCCAGTCCGGGACGTGTACCTGGTCAGGGACGTTTCCGGAGAGCGTACCCGCCGGCACCTACTTTGCAGGGTGGATCATCGACCCGGACGATCAGGTGAATGAATTCGACGAGACCAACAACCGGGAGGTGTATTGCGAGCATTATCTCTATGTCAATGATGCCGCCGTCGAGAACAATCCGCCTGACCCACCGCAGCCCAACTACCCGTCCGACGGGGAGACCGACGTGGTCTGCTTTACTACCCTGAGCTGGACGTGCACGGACCAGGACGGGGACAGCCTCACCTATGATGTCTACATCGGGCTCTCCGCCTCGGCGCTGGAGTGCATCGATGAGGACCGGGAACTCACCTATATCCTCTGGCAGGACCTCAGTCCCGATACGCAATACTTCTGGAAGGTGGTGGCCGACGACGGACAGGACAGGACGGAGAGTCAGGTCTGGACCTTCACCACCCGGACAGAAGATCCCGCGCCGATTGCCGACTTCACGGCTGATGGTACTTCCGGCACCGCCCCCCTGACGGTGCAGTTCACCGACACCTCTTCTGGCGCCCCGACCTCCTGGGAGTGGTCTTTCGGCGACGGGAACACCTCCACCGATCAACACCCGACCCACACCTATACGGCGGCAGGCACGTACACGGTGAGCCTGACGGTGGACAATGCGAATTGGCAGGATACTACAACAAAGACCGATTTCATCTCAGTAACCGAGCCGGACGGGTCGGCCATTGTCTGGCAGCGGTGCCTCGGGGGGTCATCCCGGGACTATGCATACAGTATCCAGCAGACCTCAGACGGCGGGTATGTCGTCGCCGGGGTGACCGAATCAACCGACGGCGATGTCAGCGGAAACCATGGCAACGAAGATGCCTGGGTGGTGAAACTGGACGCTGCCGGCAACCGGGTCTGGCAGCGGTGTCTTGGGGGTTCATCCGGAGATTATGCAGAGAGTATCCGGCAGACCTCAGACGGCGGGTATATCGTCGCCGGGTTTACCTACTCAACCGACGGCGACGTCAGCGGAAACCATGGCGGCGCTGATATCTGGGTGGTGAAACTGGACGCTGCCGGCAACCGGGTCTGGCAGCGGTGTCTCGGAGGGGCATCTGACGACCGTGCATTCAATATATTACAGACAGCAGACGGCGGCTACATCGTCGCCAGCTATACCTACTCAACCGACGGCGATGTCAGCGGAAACCATGGCAGCTATGATGCCTGGGTGGTGAAACTGGACGCTGCCGGCAACCGGATCTGGCAGCGGGGTCTCGGAGGGGCATCTGACGACCGTGCGCTCAGTATCCAGCAAATGGCAGACGGGGGGTATGTCGTCGCCGGGGTGACCTGGTCAACCGACGGCGATGTCAGCGGAAACCATGGCGACAGTGATGCCTGGGTGGTGAAGCTGGATGCTGCCGGCAGCATGGTCTGGCAGCGGTGCCTCGGGGGGTCATCCCGGGACTATGCATACAGTATCCGGCAGACCTCAGACGGCGGGTATATCGTCGCCGGGGAGACCGGTTCAATCGACGGTGATGTCAGCGGAAACCATGGCGACAGTGATGCCTGGGTGGTGAAACTGGACGCTGCCGGCAACCAGGTCTGGCAGCGGTGTTTCGGGGGGTCATCCAGAGACTTTGCATACAGTATCCAGCAGACGTCGGACGGCGGATATGTCGTCGCCGGCGGGACCTGGTCAACCGACGGCGATGTCAGCGGAAACCATGGCGACTCTGATGGCTGGATGGTGAAACTGGACGTTGCCGGCAGCATGGTGTGTCAGCGGTGTTTCGGAGGGACATCCTCTGATCTTGCATTTAGCATCCAGCAGATCTCTGACGGCGGGTATGTGGTCGCCAGCTATACCTGTTCAAACGACGGCGATGTCAGCGGAAACCATGGCGACTCTGATGGTTGGGTGGTGAAACTGGAGGGCAGTGGTTCGGTTGCCGTACCGGTTGCCCATGCCTACTTCATCCTGAACCAGAACTCCCTGAGATGGGTGGACGGCGACCGGATCGAGGGCGGGACCTGTTCCTGTCTGCAGGATTATTTCATGACCGCAGTCAACTGGGCCGAGGATCCCGCCTGCACCATGACGAACATCACCTTCGTCCTGGACACAGAGGGGGTGTCTGATGTCGAACCCCCCGAGTATGCAATAGTTCAGGATACCCGCGTCACCTGGACATTCCCGCCCTCCCGCACCGTTCCGCCAGGGGCAGAGATCTCGGCGGGAGCCAGCACATCGCGGACCGAGAACCGGACCTCGGGTCTGACGATGGAGCGCTCCTGCAACAGGAGCACTTTCACTGCGGCGGGAGGTCAGCGGGTGACCCTCACCCTCACCTGCGACCCCGTCCCCGCAGTCAACCTCTGGGGGCGGATCGTGGGCACCGATACCGCCGAGGTCCGGGCGATACCGATCCTCTCGACCTTCCAGACAGACGCACCGCTGCAATCGGTGATGCAGAAAGGAAACACGGTGCAGTTCTCCCTCGACCAGAGCCAGATCGAGGCGGGGCGCACCTACCAGATCTCCTGTGACCTGGCGGTCACCCCGAACGGGATGTTCTCCTATGCCCCGAAATGCTGCATCTGGGAGGTGCTGAACCAGACGAGCGCCGGTGCATCCGAGGGCTCCACGCTCACCCTCCCGGACGGATGCCTGCCCACGGGGGTGAACGCCGTTTCATTCGGATCAGATCTGACATGTTCCTGGCACACCGCACTGAACGACCAGATCATCTCGACGATCTGCCAGCGCCTCATCACCGTCGAACACGGAACCGTCACCGTCAATGCATCCGGAGATGGAAACGCCACCATAGGTGACGAAATCACGCTCTCAGGAACGAACACCGACAGTGCGATGACCTATCTCTTCCTCACCGGTCCGGGGCTGCCGGCATCCGGGGTCAACCTCATGAACCTCTCGGCAGCGGTGGAGAGCGACGATCCGTCGACCTTCACCATTGTCGCCGTAAAGATCGACGAGACCTGGGACTACCGCTGGGACACCGCCTCCGTGTGGGGAGGGGCGCTCCAGGAGGGCACCTATACCCTCTACGCCGCCCCGCAGCCGAAGGCGCTCGCAGACCTTGACGGCGTCCCGTATGCACAGGCGGCGATCGGGTTCACTGCCCCTGTCCTGCCGTGCAACGTCTCCTTTGTCGCCGATCAGACCTCGGGCGTGGCGCCCCTGACGGTGCAGTTCACCGACACCTCAGACGGCGCCCCGACCTCCTGGTCCTGGTCCTTCGGGGACGGCGCCGCCTCCACCGATCAAAACCCCATCCACACCTACACCGCCGCCGGCGACTTCACCGTCTCCCTCTCGGTGAACGGGGGCGTGGACACCTGCACACACACCGCATACATCACCGTCACGCCGGTGCTCTATGGCGATGCAAACGGTGACGAAACGGTGAACCAGGCCGACACCCTGCGGGTGCTGCGGCAGGTGGTCGGTCTCGCCGCGAAGCCCGCGGCAGAATCAGACGCATTTACCAGGGCCGACGTCCACGCAAACGGCGTGATCGAGGTGGGCGACGCCCTGTTCATCGCCCAGTATAATGTGGGGCTGCGAGATGCCTGTTTTGCGTTGAAGGGATAA
- a CDS encoding cation-translocating P-type ATPase, with translation MTSDFEPDTGIPWHALPLDEVYEKLSSGPEGLGDDEAAHRLQHYGPNTLPARKPPGIVAIFLHQFGSPLIFILLAAALISFALQDVRDGIFILAVVLLNAAIGLVQEWRAEQSAGLLRRLLTRTAHLRREGRHITADSAVIVPGDIVLLESGGRVPADLRLVHAAGCRIDESALTGETLAAEKDLAPVRLDAAVGDRTNMAFAGTTVVSGRAVGVVTATGLKSEVGRIAEAVAATGASKPPLLIRMERFSRTIGILVLGASALMAAVALGRGTPFTEVFFLAVALAVSAIPEGLPVAITVALSIGSSKMARRNVIVRRLAAVESLGSCTMIATDKTGTLTLNRQSVRRVILPDGTGYAVADGAVPDPASLPRLHALARTAVICNEGEIVMEEGEWVHHGDAMDVALLSFARDLGIDAGAVREAVRIIGSVAFEPELRYSAAYYRDEDGRIMVAAKGALETLLPYCLTMETGEGRVPLERSRIEAALADLASHGYRVLAVAEGEIGAVPATHLGLEEGRPPLNLLGLAGFIDPVRPDVPEALERCREAGIEVAMITGDHPETALAIGRQIGLASERGEVVTGPDLEAIGSPDLPEFFDRVRSGRIFARVSPLQKLEIVDAMVRDGHFVAVTGDGANDAPALRRANIGVAMGSGTDLAKDTASMIITDDDFSSIVAGIEEGRYAYDNIRKVTYLLISTGFAEIVLFTVALAAGLPLPLLAVQLLWLNLVTNGIQDVALAFESGEAGTMRRPPRRPNEGIFNRLMIRETMLSGFLMGAIASATYVWLIAGGADESATRSTLMLLMVLLENLHALNCRSEYRSLFRVPLRDNYYLIAGILVAQGVHIAAMTNPLMQDLLRIGPVGPATWGVLLALASGVVIGMEAFKWAMTRGRT, from the coding sequence ATGACGAGCGATTTCGAACCCGACACCGGCATACCCTGGCACGCCCTGCCGCTCGACGAGGTCTACGAGAAGCTCAGCTCCGGCCCGGAAGGACTCGGCGACGACGAGGCCGCACACCGTCTGCAGCACTACGGCCCGAACACCCTCCCCGCCCGGAAGCCGCCTGGAATCGTCGCCATCTTTCTGCACCAGTTCGGCAGCCCGCTCATCTTCATCCTCCTCGCCGCCGCCCTCATCTCCTTTGCCCTCCAGGACGTCAGGGACGGGATCTTCATCCTGGCCGTCGTGCTCCTGAACGCCGCCATCGGGCTGGTGCAGGAGTGGCGGGCCGAACAGAGCGCCGGCCTGCTCAGGCGCCTGCTCACCAGGACGGCGCACCTCAGGCGGGAGGGGCGGCACATCACCGCCGACTCCGCCGTCATCGTCCCCGGCGACATCGTCCTCCTCGAATCGGGCGGCCGCGTCCCGGCAGATCTCCGCCTGGTCCATGCCGCCGGGTGTCGGATCGACGAGTCCGCCCTCACCGGGGAGACGCTCGCCGCGGAAAAGGACCTGGCGCCGGTCCGGTTGGATGCCGCCGTCGGGGACCGCACGAACATGGCCTTCGCCGGCACCACCGTCGTCAGCGGACGGGCCGTCGGGGTGGTGACCGCAACCGGGCTGAAGAGCGAGGTTGGGCGGATCGCCGAGGCGGTGGCGGCCACCGGTGCCTCAAAACCCCCCCTCCTGATCAGGATGGAGCGCTTCTCCCGCACCATCGGCATCCTGGTCCTCGGCGCCTCGGCGCTGATGGCCGCCGTCGCCCTGGGCAGGGGGACGCCCTTCACCGAGGTCTTCTTCCTCGCCGTCGCCCTGGCCGTCTCGGCGATCCCGGAGGGTCTGCCGGTAGCAATCACCGTCGCCCTCTCCATCGGTTCGTCGAAGATGGCCCGGCGCAATGTCATCGTCCGGCGCCTTGCCGCCGTCGAGAGCCTGGGGAGCTGCACGATGATCGCCACCGATAAGACCGGCACCCTCACCCTCAACCGCCAGAGCGTCCGCCGGGTCATCCTCCCGGACGGAACAGGGTATGCGGTGGCGGACGGCGCCGTTCCGGATCCCGCCTCCCTCCCCCGCCTGCACGCCCTCGCCCGCACCGCCGTGATCTGCAACGAGGGGGAGATCGTCATGGAGGAGGGGGAATGGGTGCATCACGGGGACGCCATGGACGTGGCCCTCCTCTCGTTTGCCCGGGACCTGGGGATCGATGCGGGAGCGGTGCGGGAGGCGGTCAGGATCATCGGGAGCGTGGCCTTCGAGCCGGAACTGAGGTACTCTGCGGCCTATTACCGGGACGAGGACGGCAGGATCATGGTGGCGGCAAAGGGCGCCCTTGAAACGCTCCTCCCCTACTGCCTGACCATGGAGACCGGGGAGGGACGGGTGCCCCTCGAGCGTTCTCGGATCGAGGCGGCCCTCGCCGACCTCGCCTCCCACGGCTACCGGGTGCTCGCCGTCGCCGAAGGGGAGATCGGGGCCGTTCCGGCAACCCATCTGGGCCTGGAGGAGGGCCGGCCCCCCCTGAACCTGCTGGGGCTTGCGGGCTTCATCGACCCCGTCCGCCCGGACGTTCCCGAGGCCCTGGAGCGCTGCAGGGAAGCGGGGATCGAGGTCGCCATGATCACCGGCGACCACCCGGAGACGGCCCTGGCCATCGGGAGGCAGATCGGGCTTGCCTCAGAGAGAGGGGAGGTGGTGACCGGTCCCGACCTCGAGGCCATCGGTTCCCCGGACCTCCCGGAATTCTTCGACCGGGTGCGGTCCGGGCGAATCTTCGCCCGCGTGAGCCCGCTCCAGAAGCTCGAGATCGTCGACGCCATGGTCAGGGACGGGCACTTCGTGGCCGTGACCGGGGACGGTGCGAACGACGCCCCGGCGCTCAGGCGGGCGAATATCGGGGTGGCGATGGGCTCGGGGACCGACCTGGCAAAGGACACCGCCTCGATGATCATCACCGACGACGACTTCTCCTCGATCGTGGCCGGGATCGAGGAGGGGCGCTACGCCTACGACAACATCAGGAAGGTGACCTATCTGCTCATCTCCACCGGGTTCGCCGAGATCGTGCTCTTCACCGTCGCCCTGGCCGCCGGTCTCCCCCTCCCCCTGCTCGCGGTGCAGCTCCTCTGGCTCAACCTGGTCACGAACGGCATCCAGGACGTCGCCCTCGCCTTCGAGAGCGGGGAGGCGGGGACGATGCGGCGTCCCCCCCGCCGCCCAAATGAGGGGATCTTCAACCGTCTCATGATCCGGGAGACCATGCTTTCCGGGTTTCTGATGGGGGCGATCGCCTCGGCCACCTATGTCTGGCTCATCGCCGGAGGGGCGGACGAGTCCGCCACACGGAGCACGCTCATGCTCCTGATGGTGCTGCTCGAGAACCTCCACGCCCTGAACTGCCGCTCCGAATACCGATCGCTCTTCCGGGTGCCGCTGAGGGACAACTACTACCTGATCGCCGGCATCCTGGTGGCCCAGGGGGTCCATATCGCTGCCATGACAAACCCGCTCATGCAGGACCTGCTCAGGATCGGGCCGGTCGGTCCGGCGACCTGGGGCGTGCTCCTGGCCCTGGCCTCCGGGGTGGTGATCGGGATGGAGGCCTTCAAGTGGGCGATGACACGGGGGCGCACCTGA
- a CDS encoding UbiA family prenyltransferase, whose protein sequence is MPSTGEYFSTHSGPLIGIMTSTIATRLRASAELIRLDLALGAGFFFVAGEILAYGGLPPVHLVVPGFLALFFISGSANISNDYFDREVDRINLPSRPLPSGRISVAGLWVLFSLFTAAGMICAALLGPLVLALVILFWCIALAYNITLKDAGFTGNLIVAGCIGMTIILGGITVGRLNGVVLTFAALAFFFDLGVEIAADTMDAEGDRQRSGRSLAQTRGRAHALRISGIWLAVFFLLTPLPFLMGWLGHDYLILVAVLDLWMIHCSMRLMRSRTIAEGRTQIRRLYLSWGLFVIVFTLTRLL, encoded by the coding sequence ATGCCGTCCACCGGTGAGTATTTCAGCACACACTCCGGACCACTCATCGGCATCATGACGTCGACCATCGCCACCAGACTCCGGGCATCTGCCGAACTCATCCGTCTGGACCTTGCACTGGGAGCCGGATTTTTCTTTGTTGCCGGTGAAATTCTCGCATACGGCGGTCTGCCCCCGGTGCATCTGGTGGTTCCGGGATTCCTGGCATTGTTCTTCATCTCCGGGTCGGCGAACATCTCCAACGACTACTTTGATCGGGAGGTCGACCGGATCAACCTGCCGTCACGGCCCCTTCCCTCGGGCCGGATCTCCGTCGCCGGACTCTGGGTCCTGTTCTCTCTGTTCACTGCGGCCGGTATGATCTGCGCTGCACTCCTCGGGCCGCTCGTACTGGCGCTGGTGATCCTCTTCTGGTGCATCGCCCTTGCCTACAACATCACTCTCAAGGATGCGGGATTTACCGGCAATCTCATCGTGGCGGGTTGTATCGGGATGACCATCATCCTCGGGGGGATCACGGTCGGCAGGCTGAACGGTGTGGTGCTGACCTTTGCGGCGCTGGCGTTCTTCTTTGACCTCGGTGTGGAGATCGCTGCCGATACCATGGATGCGGAAGGTGACCGGCAGCGTTCAGGGAGAAGCCTCGCCCAGACACGGGGAAGGGCCCATGCGCTGCGGATCTCCGGCATATGGCTGGCGGTCTTTTTTCTTCTGACGCCGCTGCCCTTCCTGATGGGCTGGCTCGGCCATGACTATCTGATCCTCGTTGCCGTCCTCGATCTCTGGATGATCCATTGCAGCATGCGCCTGATGAGAAGCCGGACGATCGCGGAAGGCCGGACCCAGATCCGCCGCCTCTACCTCTCGTGGGGGCTGTTCGTGATCGTGTTCACCCTCACGCGGCTGTTGTGA